One region of Brachybacterium saurashtrense genomic DNA includes:
- a CDS encoding MFS transporter: MTTAAPPTPSRDGRTPRQVLAELVPSVYAPTLLEFVGVAALMPVIPLMARALGFSVPQAAALTMIFGLISFLGPIPAGRFISRIGARAALVITGALLVASNLTAFVVIGPALDGSGDAAHRLALIGLLLVMAVGMQVWQLGRQSYLGTALPATMRARGMTLFGGTIRIGEVLGPLLGAGVMALWSMAGVFVLFAVAATAGTVMIAVFLPPGETAPRRTSPGPRRRRTPARVRLDRAVLGRMVAVGAGIAPVMMARVNRPVIVPLLGESLGLDPVWISIVFGVSAALEILLVLPAGTLMDRFGRAAVAVPCALLMGAGFLLLALLGTVLSERGATAALVAMLVPTLLIGIGNGLGSGIVMTLGVDVSPVHGRTTYLAWWNTMLGAGRMAAPLLVTGITLLAPVAVAGAATGAVCVAGGLWLARTLPRVTPSGNTRGS; encoded by the coding sequence GTGACCACCGCCGCGCCGCCCACCCCCTCCCGGGACGGGCGCACCCCGCGGCAGGTGCTCGCGGAGCTCGTCCCCTCCGTCTACGCCCCCACCCTGCTGGAGTTCGTGGGCGTGGCCGCCCTGATGCCGGTGATCCCGCTGATGGCGCGCGCGCTCGGCTTCAGCGTGCCGCAGGCCGCGGCGCTGACGATGATCTTCGGGCTCATCTCGTTCCTCGGCCCGATCCCGGCCGGGCGATTCATCTCGCGGATCGGGGCGCGGGCCGCTCTCGTGATCACCGGGGCGCTGCTGGTGGCGTCCAACCTCACCGCCTTCGTGGTGATCGGCCCGGCCCTCGACGGCTCCGGGGACGCGGCGCACCGCCTCGCGCTGATCGGCCTGCTGCTGGTGATGGCTGTGGGCATGCAGGTGTGGCAGCTGGGACGGCAGTCCTATCTGGGCACCGCCCTGCCGGCGACGATGCGGGCGCGCGGGATGACGCTGTTCGGCGGCACCATCCGCATCGGCGAGGTGCTGGGCCCGCTCCTGGGGGCCGGGGTGATGGCGCTGTGGTCGATGGCCGGGGTGTTCGTGCTCTTCGCCGTGGCCGCCACGGCGGGCACCGTGATGATCGCCGTGTTCCTGCCGCCGGGGGAGACGGCGCCGCGTCGCACCTCCCCGGGTCCCCGCAGACGGCGCACGCCCGCGCGCGTGCGCCTGGACCGGGCGGTGCTGGGCCGAATGGTCGCGGTGGGCGCGGGGATCGCGCCCGTGATGATGGCGCGGGTGAACCGGCCGGTGATCGTCCCCCTGCTCGGCGAGTCGCTGGGACTGGACCCGGTGTGGATCTCGATCGTGTTCGGCGTCAGCGCCGCGCTCGAGATCCTGCTGGTGCTGCCCGCCGGCACGCTCATGGACCGTTTCGGCCGCGCCGCCGTGGCGGTGCCCTGCGCCCTGCTGATGGGGGCGGGGTTCCTGCTGCTCGCCCTGCTCGGCACCGTGCTGTCGGAGCGCGGCGCCACCGCGGCGCTGGTGGCTATGCTGGTGCCCACGCTGCTGATCGGGATCGGCAACGGGCTGGGCTCCGGGATCGTCATGACCCTCGGCGTGGACGTGTCCCCGGTGCATGGACGCACCACCTATCTCGCCTGGTGGAACACAATGCTCGGAGCGGGGAGGATGGCGGCGCCGCTGCTCGTCACCGGCATCACGCTGCTGGCCCCCGTGGCCGTAGCCGGGGCGGCGACCGGGGCCGTGTGCGTCGCGGGCGGTCTGTGGCTCGCACGCACGCTGCCCCGCGTCACGCCCTCGGGGAACACCCGGGGGTCGTGA
- a CDS encoding CarD family transcriptional regulator, whose product MPVAPASVDSAAPTVGEVLTHPVHGPVRIVSTCTRTVRGTEKAYVDLEVIDDEMRISVPADGKDVVGLRPLLAEPEIVALIDQLAEPITAPEKKTSWAHRIKSLQMQLQTGRLTDRVEVIRAIMRDSGGTPSSLAERNLLKQAIDPLAAEIAISRDVPRQQAQDLLQSTAENALEADAA is encoded by the coding sequence TTGCCCGTCGCTCCCGCGTCCGTCGACTCCGCCGCCCCGACAGTGGGCGAGGTGCTCACCCATCCCGTCCACGGCCCGGTCCGCATCGTCTCCACGTGCACCCGCACCGTGCGCGGCACCGAGAAGGCCTACGTCGACCTGGAGGTGATCGACGACGAGATGCGGATCTCCGTGCCCGCGGACGGGAAGGACGTGGTGGGCCTGCGCCCGCTGCTGGCGGAGCCCGAGATCGTCGCGCTCATCGACCAGCTCGCCGAGCCGATCACCGCGCCGGAGAAGAAGACCTCCTGGGCGCACCGCATCAAGTCCCTGCAGATGCAGCTGCAGACGGGCCGCCTCACCGACCGCGTCGAGGTGATCCGGGCGATCATGCGCGACTCCGGCGGCACCCCCTCGAGCCTCGCCGAGCGCAACCTTCTCAAGCAGGCGATCGACCCGCTCGCCGCGGAGATCGCGATCTCCCGCGACGTGCCGCGCCAGCAGGCCCAGGACCTCCTGCAGAGCACCGCGGAGAACGCCCTCGAGGCCGACGCCGCCTGA
- a CDS encoding ABC transporter ATP-binding protein, protein MTSAPRPDSALVRIERVGVVHDGAVLLLEASAAVAAGEVLALTGANGTGKTTLLRVIAGLQAPTAGTVAVLGAAPDERDRAFRAALAALLGPPQTARDLTVAEHLQFIAATWGAGTAQARQRAEELLEELAIAPLAHRYPHELSSGQSQLVGLALTLARPARVLLLDEPEQRLDPHRLGLVIEAVRARARAGTAVVLATHSPRLLEELADSRLHLEDEA, encoded by the coding sequence ATGACCTCCGCCCCGCGCCCGGACTCCGCCCTGGTGCGCATCGAGCGGGTGGGCGTGGTGCACGACGGCGCGGTGCTGCTGCTGGAGGCCTCCGCCGCCGTCGCCGCCGGCGAGGTGCTCGCGCTCACCGGGGCGAACGGCACGGGCAAGACCACCCTGCTGCGGGTGATCGCGGGGCTGCAGGCGCCCACCGCCGGGACCGTCGCCGTGCTCGGCGCCGCCCCGGACGAGCGGGACCGCGCCTTCCGAGCCGCGCTCGCCGCCCTGCTGGGCCCGCCGCAGACCGCTCGCGACCTCACCGTCGCCGAGCATCTCCAGTTCATCGCCGCGACCTGGGGCGCCGGCACCGCGCAGGCGCGGCAGCGCGCCGAGGAGCTGCTCGAGGAGCTGGCGATCGCCCCGCTCGCGCACCGGTACCCCCACGAGCTCTCCAGCGGGCAGAGCCAGCTGGTCGGCCTCGCCCTCACCCTGGCGCGGCCCGCCCGGGTGCTGCTGCTGGACGAGCCAGAGCAGCGCCTGGACCCGCACCGGCTGGGACTGGTCATCGAGGCGGTGCGCGCCCGGGCCCGCGCCGGGACGGCGGTGGTGCTCGCCACCCACAGCCCGCGCCTGCTCGAGGAGCTCGCGGACTCCCGCCTCCACCTCGAGGACGAGGCGTGA
- a CDS encoding PLP-dependent aminotransferase family protein encodes MTAPDPSQQPYRFPIAARYAGMASSPLKDIFALAAREDVVSFAGGIPDPELFAVEDVTACYDWVLQHQGHRALQYGVSEGELELREQAARRLSRDLPTDASQIRVTSGSQEGLFVIAQAMLEPGDVVLVESPTYLAAVQAFGVHGARMIGVDTDDDGVIAEALEEAIRTHHPRMVYLIPTFQNPTGRTMPRARREAVAEVLRRTGVPLIEDDPYGALSFSGTSWAPIASLPGMGERTILLNSMSKLMSPGVRIGWMRAEGPILDTLAVAKAAISMQSSVVDQLTVARYLETADLDTHIARVSGVYRERRDAMARTLTPVLPDGAHVTHPEGGMFLWAALGEGFDAQEMLADAVDSGVAYLPGWSFFADHADRSTMRLSFVTHSPTVIEDAIGRLGEVIAAHPRR; translated from the coding sequence ATGACCGCGCCCGACCCCTCGCAGCAGCCCTACCGCTTTCCCATCGCCGCCCGCTACGCGGGGATGGCCTCCTCCCCGCTGAAGGACATCTTCGCCCTCGCCGCCCGCGAGGACGTGGTCTCCTTCGCCGGCGGGATCCCGGATCCGGAGCTGTTCGCCGTCGAGGACGTCACCGCCTGCTACGACTGGGTGCTGCAGCACCAGGGCCACCGCGCGCTCCAGTACGGGGTGAGCGAGGGCGAGCTCGAGCTGCGCGAGCAGGCGGCGCGGCGCCTCTCGCGGGACCTGCCCACCGATGCCTCCCAGATCCGGGTCACCTCCGGCTCCCAGGAGGGGCTGTTCGTGATCGCCCAGGCGATGCTCGAGCCCGGGGACGTGGTGCTGGTGGAGTCGCCCACCTACCTCGCCGCGGTGCAGGCCTTCGGGGTGCACGGCGCGCGCATGATCGGCGTGGACACCGACGACGACGGCGTGATCGCCGAGGCGCTCGAGGAGGCGATCCGCACCCACCATCCGCGGATGGTGTACCTGATCCCCACCTTCCAGAACCCCACCGGGCGCACCATGCCCCGCGCCCGACGCGAGGCCGTGGCCGAGGTGCTGCGCCGCACCGGCGTGCCGCTCATCGAGGACGACCCGTACGGGGCGCTGAGCTTCTCGGGCACCAGCTGGGCGCCGATCGCCTCGCTGCCCGGGATGGGCGAACGCACCATCCTGCTGAACTCGATGAGCAAGCTGATGAGCCCCGGGGTGCGGATCGGCTGGATGCGCGCCGAGGGCCCGATCCTGGACACGCTCGCGGTCGCGAAGGCCGCGATCTCGATGCAGTCCTCGGTGGTGGACCAGCTCACGGTGGCCCGCTACCTCGAGACCGCGGACCTCGACACGCACATCGCCCGCGTGAGCGGCGTGTACCGCGAACGCCGCGACGCGATGGCGCGGACGCTCACGCCGGTGCTGCCCGACGGCGCGCACGTCACCCACCCCGAGGGCGGCATGTTCCTGTGGGCCGCGCTCGGCGAGGGGTTCGACGCCCAGGAGATGCTCGCCGACGCGGTCGACTCCGGGGTGGCGTACCTGCCCGGGTGGTCCTTCTTCGCCGATCACGCGGACCGTTCGACGATGCGGCTGAGCTTCGTCACCCACTCCCCCACCGTGATCGAGGACGCGATCGGGCGCCTCGGCGAGGTCATCGCCGCCCACCCGCGCCGCTGA
- a CDS encoding methylated-DNA--[protein]-cysteine S-methyltransferase — translation MSTAPTDAPRHRRVPTPLGDYLIAAEGESLTGVWRDGQAHFPGASRLGDPAPGPDALLDAAAAQLREYLDGEREAFDLPTAARGTDFQQAVWRHLTTIPRGATTTYGAIARALGTPRAAQAVGAAVGANPLSIVVPCHRVLGSTGSLTGYAGGLDTKRALLRLEGAALA, via the coding sequence ATGAGCACCGCACCGACCGACGCACCCCGCCACCGCAGGGTCCCCACCCCGCTGGGCGACTACCTGATCGCCGCGGAGGGCGAGTCGCTGACCGGGGTGTGGCGGGACGGGCAGGCCCATTTCCCGGGCGCCTCCCGGCTCGGCGATCCGGCACCGGGGCCCGATGCGCTGCTGGACGCCGCCGCGGCCCAGCTGCGCGAGTACCTCGACGGCGAGCGCGAGGCCTTCGACCTGCCCACCGCGGCCCGGGGCACCGACTTCCAGCAGGCCGTGTGGCGCCACCTCACCACCATCCCGCGCGGGGCCACCACCACCTACGGCGCCATCGCCCGAGCGCTGGGCACGCCGCGCGCGGCGCAGGCCGTCGGCGCCGCGGTGGGCGCGAACCCGCTCTCGATCGTGGTGCCCTGCCACCGGGTGCTGGGCAGCACCGGCAGCCTCACCGGCTACGCGGGCGGCCTGGACACGAAGCGGGCGCTGCTGCGCCTGGAGGGCGCCGCGCTCGCCTGA